In Paracoccus aerodenitrificans, the following are encoded in one genomic region:
- a CDS encoding cyclodeaminase, protein MSDILILHEDQLRQRIHLDAETISVIERGFARLAEGGVEMPPVLSMHMPDVNGEVDVKTAYVPGLPGFAVKISPGFFDNPAKGLPSTSGLMVVLSSETGRVQAVLLDNGYLTDIRTAAAGGVAAKYLSRKDASRAAIFGAGLQARMQLQALRLVRPISEAMIWARNPAKAAKLAAELDGDGLSVRAEPDPGMAASWADIIVTTTPASQPILRADWLRPGQHVTAMGSDQGGKNELDPLSFDRADLYVADRVSQTRSLGELEAALSAGIITDTTEIPELGQIITGQHPGRTAPDQITIADLTGTGVQDTAIATHALAAFSKDHPNA, encoded by the coding sequence ATGAGCGATATCCTGATCCTGCATGAAGACCAGCTTCGGCAGCGGATTCATCTGGACGCCGAAACCATCTCGGTGATCGAACGGGGCTTTGCCCGGCTGGCCGAAGGTGGTGTCGAGATGCCGCCGGTCCTGTCCATGCATATGCCCGATGTGAATGGCGAGGTGGATGTGAAAACCGCCTATGTTCCCGGCCTGCCGGGCTTCGCGGTCAAGATCAGCCCCGGTTTCTTCGACAATCCTGCGAAGGGGCTGCCCTCGACCTCGGGGCTGATGGTGGTGCTGTCCTCGGAGACCGGGCGGGTGCAGGCGGTGCTGCTGGATAATGGCTATCTGACCGACATCCGCACAGCCGCCGCCGGAGGCGTGGCCGCGAAATATCTGTCGCGCAAGGATGCCAGCCGCGCCGCGATATTCGGCGCGGGGCTTCAGGCGCGGATGCAGTTACAGGCGCTGCGTCTGGTGCGGCCCATATCCGAGGCGATGATCTGGGCTCGCAATCCGGCCAAGGCGGCGAAGCTGGCCGCCGAACTGGACGGCGACGGGCTGAGTGTCCGGGCCGAACCCGATCCCGGCATGGCTGCCTCATGGGCGGACATCATCGTGACGACGACTCCGGCCAGCCAGCCGATCCTCAGGGCGGACTGGCTACGGCCCGGCCAGCATGTCACCGCGATGGGCAGCGATCAGGGCGGCAAGAATGAGCTGGACCCGCTCAGCTTCGACCGGGCCGATCTCTATGTCGCCGACCGCGTCAGTCAGACCCGGTCACTGGGCGAACTGGAAGCCGCGCTCAGTGCCGGAATCATCACCGATACGACCGAAATTCCCGAACTCGGCCAGATCATCACCGGCCAGCATCCGGGCCGGACCGCACCGGATCAGATCACCATCGCCGATCTGACTGGCACCGGCGTGCAGGACACCGCCATCGCAACCCACGCGCTTGCCGCGTTTTCGAAAGACCACCCCAATGCCTAA
- the eutB gene encoding hydroxyectoine utilization dehydratase EutB — MVEPGDITFEDIQAASGRIRDMVRVTPVKPSATLSGLAGGPVWLKCEHRQETGAFKLRGASNAVARLGDVAGVTTASTGNHGRALAHAARQLGLPAVICVSKLVPQNKLDAINALGAEARVTGMSQDQAFEEARRLQRDEGFALIPPFDHPDVIAGQGTLGLEILDQVPDAGAIAVPLSGGGLLAGVALAAKALRPDIRIIGISMKRGAAMAASLHAGQPVEVEELETLADSLGGGIGTANRYTFRMVRDLMDDLILLSEAEIAAGIRHLAVEDAETVEGAAAVGAAAVLAGKLKADSPLVLILSGGNIDPARHAAIVKGEI, encoded by the coding sequence ATGGTAGAACCCGGCGATATCACGTTCGAAGATATTCAGGCCGCATCCGGGCGCATCCGTGACATGGTGCGGGTGACGCCGGTGAAACCATCTGCGACGCTTTCGGGTCTGGCGGGCGGGCCGGTCTGGCTGAAATGCGAGCACCGTCAGGAAACCGGAGCGTTCAAGCTGCGCGGGGCCTCGAATGCGGTGGCCCGGCTTGGGGATGTGGCCGGGGTGACGACGGCCTCGACCGGCAATCATGGCCGGGCGCTTGCCCATGCGGCGCGGCAGTTGGGGCTGCCTGCGGTGATCTGCGTGTCGAAGCTGGTGCCGCAGAATAAGCTGGACGCGATCAATGCGCTTGGCGCAGAGGCCCGCGTCACCGGCATGTCTCAGGATCAGGCCTTTGAAGAGGCGCGTCGCCTGCAACGCGATGAGGGTTTTGCTCTGATCCCGCCCTTCGATCATCCGGATGTGATCGCTGGGCAGGGAACGCTTGGGCTGGAGATCCTCGACCAGGTCCCGGATGCCGGGGCGATTGCCGTTCCGCTTTCCGGCGGAGGTCTGCTGGCGGGCGTCGCCCTTGCGGCGAAAGCGCTGCGCCCGGATATTCGTATTATCGGCATCAGCATGAAGCGCGGTGCGGCGATGGCCGCAAGCCTGCATGCCGGGCAGCCCGTCGAGGTCGAAGAGCTTGAGACACTTGCCGACAGTCTGGGTGGCGGGATCGGAACCGCGAACCGCTATACATTCCGCATGGTCCGCGATCTGATGGACGATCTGATCCTGCTCAGCGAAGCCGAGATCGCCGCCGGTATCCGCCATCTGGCGGTCGAGGATGCCGAAACCGTCGAAGGGGCTGCGGCAGTTGGCGCTGCGGCGGTTCTGGCGGGCAAGCTGAAGGCCGACAGCCCTCTGGTGCTGATCCTGTCGGGCGGAAATATCGACCCTGCTCGTCACGCCGCTATCGTAAAGGGTGAGATATGA
- the doeA gene encoding ectoine hydrolase DoeA (DoeA (degradation of ectoine A) is also called EutD (ectoine utilization D).), whose amino-acid sequence MPKLQRTPERFSTAEYERRLRLTRDSMAKLGLDLLIVSDPSNMAWLTGYDGWSFYVHQCVIIGPEGLPIWFGRGQDAAGALRTVWMEDESAIIGYPDYYVQSVERHPMDYLWATLADRGWHRGFIGVEMDNYWYSAKAHERLVHGLPEAQILDAIGLVNWQRAVKSEEELSYMRKAARLVERMHRRIADKVEVGMRKCDLVAEIYDAGLRYDEWEGHGGDYPAIVPLLPSGPDAAAPHLTWDDMPMKVNEGTFFEIAGCYQRYHCPLSRTIFLGKPPQKMLDAEKAVLEGMDAGLEAARAGNTCEDIAAAFFTVLDRYGIVKDNRTGYPIGLSYPPDWGERTMSLRRGDRTELKPGMTFHFMTGLWMDDWGYETTESIIITEGAAETFCNLPRKMLVKS is encoded by the coding sequence ATGCCTAAACTGCAAAGGACTCCGGAACGATTTTCGACCGCCGAATATGAGCGTCGCCTGAGGCTGACGCGCGACAGCATGGCGAAACTGGGGCTGGATCTGCTGATCGTCAGCGATCCGTCCAATATGGCCTGGCTGACTGGCTATGACGGCTGGTCCTTCTATGTCCATCAATGCGTGATCATCGGTCCCGAGGGCCTGCCGATCTGGTTCGGTCGCGGTCAGGACGCCGCTGGCGCATTGCGTACCGTCTGGATGGAGGATGAAAGCGCGATTATCGGCTATCCCGATTACTATGTGCAGTCGGTCGAACGTCACCCGATGGATTATCTTTGGGCGACCTTGGCCGACCGGGGCTGGCATCGCGGCTTTATCGGGGTCGAGATGGATAATTACTGGTATTCGGCCAAGGCGCATGAACGGCTGGTTCACGGTCTGCCCGAGGCGCAGATTCTGGATGCGATCGGGCTGGTGAACTGGCAGCGCGCGGTGAAGTCTGAAGAGGAACTGTCCTATATGCGCAAGGCCGCAAGACTGGTCGAGCGTATGCATCGCCGCATCGCCGACAAGGTTGAGGTCGGGATGCGCAAATGCGATCTGGTGGCGGAAATCTATGATGCCGGTCTGCGCTATGACGAATGGGAAGGGCATGGCGGGGATTATCCGGCCATCGTGCCGCTTCTGCCCTCGGGGCCTGATGCGGCGGCGCCTCATCTGACATGGGACGACATGCCGATGAAGGTGAATGAAGGCACGTTCTTCGAGATCGCCGGCTGTTATCAGCGCTATCACTGCCCCCTGTCGCGCACGATCTTTCTGGGCAAGCCGCCTCAGAAGATGCTCGACGCCGAAAAGGCGGTGCTGGAGGGCATGGATGCCGGGCTGGAGGCCGCGCGGGCGGGCAATACCTGCGAAGATATCGCGGCGGCATTCTTCACCGTTCTGGACCGCTACGGTATCGTCAAGGACAACCGCACCGGCTATCCGATCGGCCTGTCCTATCCGCCGGACTGGGGTGAGCGCACCATGTCGCTTCGCCGCGGCGACCGGACCGAGCTGAAACCGGGCATGACCTTCCATTTCATGACCGGCCTTTGGATGGACGATTGGGGCTATGAGACCACCGAGTCGATCATCATCACCGAGGGCGCTGCGGAAACATTCTGCAACCTGCCTCGCAAGATGCTGGTGAAGTCATGA
- the doeB gene encoding N(2)-acetyl-L-2,4-diaminobutanoate deacetylase DoeB produces MTANPIRPTIPFDGQGKHHGFLRLPYSRNDSAWGSVMIPITVIANGQGPTALLTGGNHGDEYEGPIALQQLAWEIAPEQVSGRVIIVPYMNYPAFRAGTRVSPIDSVNLNRAFPGRPDGTVSQKIANYFNDVLTPMADIVLDFHSGGKTLDFLPYAAAHYLEDKDQQSKCVAAMKAFGAPYSMMMLEIDAVGMFDTAVEVQGKVFVTTELGGGGTASARTAEIAIRGAKNLLRHTGILTGQIEAGESTMLDMPGDECFHFAERDGLLHMLVDLGDPVTAGQPIAHIWAPDRTGVAPVEVRANRDGILAARHFLGLVQSGDCLAVIAVTQGLSE; encoded by the coding sequence ATGACGGCGAATCCGATCCGTCCGACCATTCCTTTCGACGGGCAGGGGAAGCATCACGGCTTCCTGCGTCTGCCCTATAGCCGCAATGACAGTGCCTGGGGCAGCGTCATGATCCCGATCACGGTGATCGCGAACGGGCAAGGCCCGACCGCCCTGCTGACCGGAGGCAATCACGGCGACGAATATGAGGGTCCCATCGCGCTTCAGCAGCTTGCCTGGGAGATCGCGCCTGAACAGGTCTCTGGCAGGGTGATTATCGTGCCCTATATGAATTATCCCGCCTTCCGGGCAGGCACGCGGGTCAGTCCCATCGACAGTGTGAACCTCAACCGTGCCTTCCCGGGCCGTCCTGACGGCACGGTGAGCCAGAAGATTGCGAATTATTTCAACGATGTGCTGACGCCAATGGCGGATATTGTGCTTGATTTCCACTCGGGCGGGAAAACGCTGGATTTCCTGCCCTATGCCGCTGCGCATTATCTGGAAGACAAGGACCAGCAGAGCAAGTGCGTGGCCGCGATGAAGGCATTTGGCGCACCGTATTCGATGATGATGCTGGAAATCGACGCGGTTGGGATGTTCGATACTGCCGTCGAAGTTCAGGGTAAGGTGTTCGTGACGACCGAACTGGGCGGTGGCGGCACGGCCTCGGCGCGGACGGCAGAGATCGCCATCCGGGGGGCAAAGAACCTGCTGCGCCACACGGGAATCCTGACAGGTCAGATCGAGGCGGGCGAAAGTACCATGCTGGACATGCCCGGCGACGAATGTTTCCATTTCGCGGAGCGCGACGGGCTGTTGCATATGCTTGTCGATCTGGGCGACCCGGTCACGGCAGGTCAGCCAATAGCGCATATCTGGGCACCCGACCGCACTGGCGTCGCCCCGGTCGAGGTCAGGGCCAATCGTGACGGCATCCTCGCCGCCCGGCATTTCCTCGGTCTCGTGCAAAGCGGCGACTGCCTTGCGGTGATAGCTGTCACTCAGGGCCTTTCGGAATAA